Proteins from a genomic interval of Ciona intestinalis chromosome 9, KH, whole genome shotgun sequence:
- the LOC104266010 gene encoding potassium voltage-gated channel subfamily H member 8-like isoform X2 → METILYKKGGSSFLCLMDIIPIKNNPNGTGMFLVSYKQISTPGDDEDDESAPISFEHLSHRRRSRAVLYNLSESLQTKKKKKCFRRFVDRCFSGYSELKMSGKMSSRFVIPHSSNFKSGWDWFVVFLTLYVTAVVPFYAAIQSFGGANHTLQSPDLFHRKDTNPVSFAIDIVIEILFLLDIGISFRTTFVAKSGAVVLDPKVLALAYIKGWLVVDLIAAVPIDIISHVFNVPWSAQPIALLKIVRLLRLFRLYNKIVRWSHYGMFVLTMLVVLFGLVAHWLACIWFSLGWNEFKSQSGGETDGIGWLYELSHAIHLPFNSNGTGGPDVVTSYITSLYFTLSSLTSVGFGNVSANTNNEKIFSICVMTIGALIHAVIFGNLTATIQRMYVRKSQFDTKMRDLKDLIRVHRLPKSLERRMVEQFQASWGQNGGVNPTEVLKDFSNDIQSDVYVHIHREILDLPMFQKNNQGFTRFLSHHMTRYKVSPGPNIIHQGDPLHDIYFLCNGSIEIRKGDVMVNILGKWDVFGPDVTSQRDTTVTSQFNVRALTHCELECISIKGLLQAEKLYPDLSTGLIETLLSEFSCKLWTREAELTSQVSSGSTENVDLISLLGDRRESKQSKLQDSVIINIDGLKNSPLKGSKDLKRSCFDYGKKKLVSLLSPTTKESNTMDTLNPQSNHGLSCSASEGSSLKQVRFFDKHLTPQDVGYDVTVRKHSEPSISRHITFYDLPKLCAKSNDSTIGKSAESPMTGTTRKLKHQVSLQSRRRRRRRKISKREKNMEDIHSANVQQEREILSKNFASESDSDFGHLPPCDFRTTSRGYSRYHMKSDENYHGEYLFKLRGYASKVSALSRDLQSFIKQIEKNKQSETPLLHHYQDETINFAPNDESFVFCASNQLTSNQVYSDCSKSSDVIVTDLMSQKASNMSLPKYTLTTPNGDTVDLENDVLASSSGQKHKFKSVFLRAESYVDSESGYLSEPHRHAMSS, encoded by the exons AGATGTTTCAGCGGCTACTCGGAGTTAAAAATGAGCGGCAAAATGTCGTCAAGGTTTGTTATTCCTCATTCAAGCAACTTCAAGTCTGGTTGGGATTGGTTCGTGGTCTTCCTTACTTTGTACGTAACCGCTGTCGTTCCCTTCTATGCAGCCATACAG TCATTCGGTGGTGCAAACCACACACTTCAGTCACCTGACCTCTTTCATCGGAAAGATACAAACCCCGTCAGTTTCGCAATCGACATCGTCATAGAAATCCTATTTTTACTCG ATATTGGGATATCGTTCCGTACCACGTTTGTGGCGAAGTCGGGAGCCGTGGTGTTGGATCCCAAAGTGTTGGCACTGGCTTACATCAAAGGTTGGTTGGTCGTCGATCTAATTGCCGCCGTgcccatagatatcatatctCATGTGTTTAATGTACCATGG AGTGCACAGCCAATAGCATTGCTGAAGATTGTTCGATTGCTTCGTTTATTTCGTCTCTACAACAAGATTGTTCGTTGGTCACATTATGGAATGTTCGTTTTAACAATGCTGGTTGTGCTGTTTGGGTTGGTCGCTCACTGGCTGGCTTGCATATGGTTCTCCCTCGGCTGGAACGAGTTCAAATCTCAATCCGGGGGCGAAACGGATGGTATTG GTTGGTTGTACGAGCTGAGCCACGCCATTCACCTTCCATTCAACTCCAATGGAACTGGTGGTCCTGATGTCGTCACCTCGTATATCACTAGTTTATATTTCACCCTCAGCAGCTTAACGAGTGTTGGCTTCGGAAATGTTTCGGCCAACACAAATAAtgagaaaatattttctatctGCGTCATGACAATTGGAG CCCTCATCCACGCTGTGATATTCGGAAACTTGACGGCCACAATCCAGCGAATGTACGTGAGAAAATCGCAGTTTGATACGAAAATGCGAGATTTAAAAGATTTGATTCGTGTCCATAG attaCCAAAATCGTTGGAGCGTCGAATGGTTGAACAGTTTCAAGCGTCATGGGGACAGAATGGGGGGGTGAACCCAACTGAG gttttaaaagatttttcgAACGACATTCAGTCTGACGTGTACGTTCATATTCATAGAGAAATCCTTGACCTGCCGATGTTTCAGAAGAATAATCAA GGTTTTACAAGATTTCTATCCCACCATATGACGAGATACAAAGTTTCTCCCGGCCCCAACATCATCCACCAGGGGGACCCCTTGCACGATATCTACTTCTTGTGCAACGGGTCAATAGAAATCCGCAAGGGTGACGTGATGGTTAATATATTAG GCAAATGGGACGTATTTGGCCCcgatgtgacatcacagagagACAccactgtgacatcacagttcAATGTAAGAGCTCTCACCCATTGCGAATTGGAATGCATTTCAATCAAGGGTTTGCTGCAAGCGGAGAAGTTATACCCCGATCTATCAACGGGCCTCATCGAAACTCTTTT ATCAGAATTTTCATGCAAGTTGTGGACAAGAGAAGCTGAATTAACGAGCCAag TTTCATCAGGTTCAACCGAAAACGTGGATTTGATTTCACTCCTAGGTGACAGGAGAGAGTCCAAACAATCAAAGTTACAGGACAGCGTTATTATTAATATCGATGGTTTGAAGAACTCACCACTAAAGGGCAGCAAAGATTTGAAACGATCATGTTTTGATTacggaaaaaaaaaattggtttcATTACTTTCTCCGACTACAAAAG aATCAAATACAATGGACACACTTAACCCACAATCAAACCATGG TTTGTCATGCTCAGCTTCCGAAGGCTctagtttaaaacaagtgaGATTTTTCGACAAACATTTGACTCCCCAAGATGttggttatgatgtcacagtccGTAAGCATAGCGAACCAAGTATTTCAAGACACATCACTTTTTATGACTTGCCAAAACTATGCGCCAAATCCAATGACTCAACAATTGGTAAAAGTGCTGAGTCACCGATGACAGGAACCACTCGGAAGTTGAAACACCAGGTGTCACTACAGAGCAGGCGTAGAAGACGAAGaagaaaaatatcaaaacgagaaaaaaatatggaagATATTCATTCAGCTAATGTTCAACAG GAAAGGGAGATTCTATCAAAGAACTTTGCTTCGGAATCTGACAGTGACTTTGGCCACCTTCCACCTTGTGATTTTCGCACCACCTCTCGAGGTTATTCACGCTACCATATGAAAAGTGATGAGAATTATCATGgtgaatatttattcaaactgCGAGGGTATGCCTCCAAG GTATCTGCTTTGTCACGGGATctacaaagttttattaagCAAATagaaaagaacaaacaatCAGAAACACCATTATTGCATCACTATCAAGATGAGACAATCAACTTTGCACCAAACGACGAATCATTTGTTTTTTGTGCGAGCAACCAACTGACGTCAAACCAAGTTTATTCTGATTGTTCCAAATCTTCTGATGTCATAGTGACTGATTTGATGTCACAGAAAGCAAGTAACATGTCACTTCCGAAATATACTCTCACGACACCTAATGGTGATACGGTTGACCTTGAGAATGATGTGCTAGCATCATCTAGTGGTCAAAAACATAAGTTTAAATCTGTCTTTCTTCGTGCCGAGAGTTATGTTGACAGTGAGAGCGGGTACTTGAGTGAACCCCATCGCCATGCTATGTCATCGTGA